GAATGCAGTGAGGGGGCTTTCCTCTCAACCCTTACTTAACAGAGACAAGGGCTGGAGTTCAGAGAGAAACtgtgccttgcccaaggtcaatcAGAGCCAGATCTGTCCCCATACGGGAACTTTTTTCCTGTCTCAGAGGGCAGGTTGGCCACTGCAGAGCAGGTGCTGGAAACTCCTTAAGGGGAAGagtttctcctcctctctggggtgcctgggcaggtGGAAAGATTGAGTAACAGGTACCAAAGCCGCTGGCTGTCATCCTGACACCATGGTCTCTATCGCCTTGTCCCCCAGCCATCTCAGGGACAGAAGCAAACTTCCCAATGCTCTTGGGCCTCCCATCAGCTAGGAGAGAACCTGGAATCACAATGCCCATCTAACCACAGGACTAGACAGGAAGCCAAGGTGTCCCTGTACCTTTTACCTGCTCTTTACAAGACCCACTACCAtgaaaggaagataaaagaacacattttacaGTTAATAATGACAATAGCAAGCATTGCATTACATCATTCTTACTGTGTTACGGGCAGTAGGCACAATGATTACCCCATTTTACAAGAAACAGGgggacagagaggtgaagtaattcCCCGAGGCCCtaactagtaagtggcagaggtggggggaatCTCAGTCATCTGTCTCTAAAGCCCAAGTTCTTTGCACTGCATCACCAGTGCCTCCCTCAGGGTGGGGAACACGGTAGAGAAAGAAGCTGGACCTAATGCTAGTTTGCTTTTGAGATCAGAAGAATGGGAATATTCCTCTCTGATTCTGGAAAGGACACACTGTAATCTCAACAACACAAGTCTCCCAATCTcagctgcctcagggcctttctCCTGCCAGCCTTCAGACTGGAACACGGATTCCGTGTGTCATCTAGGGTCAACGCTCTTTGGGGGAAACACAATAGGCCCAGCGCACAGCCAGGGCGGCTCTGCCGCCAGCCTGCAGAGAATGGGGTGTCTGAGCGGTGCAGCCTTCTTGGCAGATGAGCCTCCCTTAATCCAAAGATGCTTGGTCCTGCGTGGGAGTGGGCGCCGCACCCACTCCCACGGGCTTTCTTACAGCTTCCAAGAGAGGACCCCGGACATGTTACTCCCAGAGTCCACTTGGGACTTGGAGGCAGTTCTGGGGTTGGGGGACGGGAGAGAGGGTACGGAAGGGGGCGGGACCTCACTGAAACCGAGGCAAGGACTTGTTCTAGGGCTTAGAGGCCGGGAGGAGTTAGAATGGGGAGGGGTCGGGaggtgggaaaggagaagaggcGGAGCTGGGGAAACCCGGACAGTTAAAGCTGAAAGGGGGAGTACTGGCTGAGAGAGGGTGGCGAAGCTGTAACGGAGGGTAGAAGGGGCCAGGCTGATATTCGGGGCCCCGGGTAGGAGCAGGGTGACTTCTCCCCTCGATCCCCAAAAGCTCATAGTCAGGGATTCTCTACTGTGACATTCTCCCGAAGGGCCGGTCTGTCGGAACCTGGCCCAACAGTCTCCgagtctccccctcccttcccgaAGGTGGAAGGGGCCAAGGGGGTGGGGCCAGAGAAAGGGTTGGGGGGGATCTATACCCGGCCCCCCACCAGTCGCAGCCCCACATTCCAGCTGCGAGAACAGATGGACGCAGCTGCGGCTCACCTCGGGGGCTCTTTGCCGGCTGTGCGCGGAGATCCAGGCTGAGGCGGAGATCTGGAGTCCCCGGCGCCCTCCTCTCTAGCAGGGctagggggtagggggagggccGCTATGCGACCCTCTGGGGCGGGGAAAAGAACGGGAGAAAACCCCTCGGGCCCTAGAACTGAGAGAGGGCGGGGGAACAGACCGCCTGCTCCTCGCGCGGTGCCTCCATCCTCCAGGGCTTGACCAGCACTCTTCACACCAAGACCCCTTTCTAGGGTTTCCAGTCCTGGCGCTTCTAGGAAGGGGACCCCTGCCCGGCCGCGCCCCGCCTCCGGCCCCCGCCCAGCCGACGTCGCATTAGCATGAGCGACGCAAGTGGCCCGGGCACCACTCGGGGGCCGAGACTCGCCGCGTCACAGCCCcgagtggaaaggaaaaaaagaggaggcggaggaggaggaggcaagagCCGACGCTAGGGGAGGGGAGAGCGGCGGCGGGGCGAGCGAGCCAGCGGGCGGGCGGCAGCAGCATGCCCTTCGGTCCGCGCGGGCGGCCTTTCAACGCTTCGGGGACGGCGCCTGGCGAGCCCGAGGCGCAGCGCGCTCAGTCTCTGGCCCCGGCTGCTCGGCGCGCCCACCTTCCCTGACAGCCCCTGAGCCCAGCAGCGGCGCGTCCGGGCTTGGCTGCGAACAGCCGGAGGCGTCTCGCCGGACAGGGTCTTTGCCTTTCCCGGGACAACGGGCCATGAGCCCAGCGGCCACCTGAGACACAGGGGGCGCCGCGCCGCGCGGACCGCGCCCGCGAAGTTCCGTGCGCTCGTCTTTGCACTGCAGGGCGCCCGCGCCCGGCCCCGGAGGAGGCGTCCTCGGAAGAGCCGCAGAGTAGAGGCAATGGAACCCGCGGCGCCGGCGGGCCAGGCCCGGACGGCGGCCAGCAAGCTGTCGGAGGCGATGGACGCAGTGCTGCAGGATCCCCGGCGGCAGCGGCGCCTGGTGCTGGTCATCGTGTGCGTGGCGCTGTTCCTGGACAACATGCTGTACATGGTCATCGTGCCCATCGTGCCCGACTACATTGCTCACATGCATAAGGCCGGTAGGCCCACCATGAGCCCCAAAGTGCACACCCTACAGGCGTCCACTCCAGCCAGTGGCAGTGACAACATGGGCAACACCTCAGCGTCCCCGACGGAAAGTGAGGACGTGAAGATCGGGGTGCTATTTGCCTCCAAGGCCATCCTGCAGCTGCTGGTGAATCCCCTGAGTGGGCCCTTCATTGACCGCATGAGCTACGACGTGCCGCTGCTAATCGGTCTGGGCGTCTTGTTTGCCTCCACAGTGCTATTCGCGTTCGCGGAGGACTATGCTACGCTCTTCGCTGCACGCAGCCTGCAGGGCCTGGGCTCGGCCTTTGCGGATACGTCCGGAATTGCCATGATTGCGGACAAGTATCCTGAAGAGCCGGAGCGCAGTCGCGCGTTGGGCGTGGCGCTGGCCTTCATCAGCTTCGGGAGTCTGGTGGCTCCACCCTTCGGGGGCTTCCTCTCCCAGTTCGCGGGCAAGCCTGTGCCCTTTCTGGTGCTCGCCGCAGTTTCGCTGCTCGACGCGCTGTTGCTGCTTGTGGTGGCCAAGCCGTTCTCCGCCGTGACGCGGGCGCGAGCCAACCTGCCGGTGGGCACACCCATCTACCGCCTCATGCTGGACCCTTACATTGCCGTGGTGGCCGGGGCGCTCACCACCTGCAACATCCCCCTTGCCTTCCTCGAGCCCACCATCGCCACGTGGATGGAGCACACGATGGCGGCGTCTGAATGGCAGACAGGCATGGCCTGGCTGCCAGCTTTCGTGCCCCATGTGCTAGGTGTCTACCTCACCGTGCGCCTGGCGGCGCGCTACCCACACCTGCAGTGGCTGTACGGAGCACTAGGGCTGGCAGTGATCGGCGCCAGCTCGTGCGTGGTGCCTGCCTGCCGCTCCTTCGCGCCTCTAGTGATCTCGCTCTGCGGCCTCTGCTTCGGCATTGCGCTGGTTGACACGGCACTGCTGCCCACGCTCGCCTTTCTCGTGGACGTGCGCCACGTCTCGGTCTACGGCAGCGTCTATGCCATTGCCGACATCTCCTATTCCGTGGCCTATGCTCTCGGGCCCATTGTGGCGGGGCACATAGTGCACTCGCTTGGTTTTGTGCAACTCAGCCTTGGCATGGGCCTGGCCAACCTGCTCTATGCAcctgtcctgctgctgctgcgCAACGTCGGCCTCATGAGGCGCTCCCGCTCCGAGCGCGACGTGCTGCTGGATGAGCCACCGCAGGGTCTGTATGATGCTGTGCGCCTGCGTGAGCGCCCTGTGGCAGACCCAGACGGCGCCCCTCGAAGCCCTTCGGGCCCTTTTGACGAGTGCGAGGACGT
The genomic region above belongs to Suricata suricatta isolate VVHF042 chromosome 2, meerkat_22Aug2017_6uvM2_HiC, whole genome shotgun sequence and contains:
- the SLC18A3 gene encoding vesicular acetylcholine transporter; its protein translation is MEPAAPAGQARTAASKLSEAMDAVLQDPRRQRRLVLVIVCVALFLDNMLYMVIVPIVPDYIAHMHKAGRPTMSPKVHTLQASTPASGSDNMGNTSASPTESEDVKIGVLFASKAILQLLVNPLSGPFIDRMSYDVPLLIGLGVLFASTVLFAFAEDYATLFAARSLQGLGSAFADTSGIAMIADKYPEEPERSRALGVALAFISFGSLVAPPFGGFLSQFAGKPVPFLVLAAVSLLDALLLLVVAKPFSAVTRARANLPVGTPIYRLMLDPYIAVVAGALTTCNIPLAFLEPTIATWMEHTMAASEWQTGMAWLPAFVPHVLGVYLTVRLAARYPHLQWLYGALGLAVIGASSCVVPACRSFAPLVISLCGLCFGIALVDTALLPTLAFLVDVRHVSVYGSVYAIADISYSVAYALGPIVAGHIVHSLGFVQLSLGMGLANLLYAPVLLLLRNVGLMRRSRSERDVLLDEPPQGLYDAVRLRERPVADPDGAPRSPSGPFDECEDVYNNYYTHS